A part of Heliangelus exortis chromosome 3, bHelExo1.hap1, whole genome shotgun sequence genomic DNA contains:
- the MFSD4B gene encoding sodium-dependent glucose transporter 1 isoform X2 — protein MQRGRRGAEVVHLRGAVRGFPGAALSMFGTTVGLYGIPWCTKSLLLTALMSVIGGAMGILDTGGNVLALNTWGAEAGPHMQALHFSFAVGAFVAPILAKMALGGPEPKDLSVVEKTNQSVLTTVQKALKQYFGADFLWSYVVIGTYLLFVSIFFFILCSKSISAREKAKASLQEGVLAKYHCALIALLFLFFFCYVGAEVTYGSYLFTYAKVFAEMEENGAAALNSVFWGAFAACRGVAIFCAACLYPGTMIVLSLIGSAVSSFCLAFFARYPTSLWVGTAVYGASMATVFPSGISWIEQYTVVQGKSASLFVIGAALGEMCIPALVGYLQGRFHRVPVVMYAALVTSIMTVLLFPLMYKLAQYPRESNLKEMRDSEHRKALLSNSGLTEDEEDAEEWNEADFEVIEMNDRLGNSVIETSCEVSEDSPDKVTLQPHPDDVSCDSPLVAGESPGRKNGHVVWEKND, from the exons ATGCAGCGGGGAAGGCGTGGCGCTGAAGTGGTGCATCTCCGTGGCGCTGTGCGCGGCTTTCCTGGGGCTG CATTATCCATGTTTGGAACAACGGTTGGGCTCTATGGGATACCATGGTGTACCAAATCCCTGCTGTTAACTGCCTTGATGTCTGTTATTGGAGGTGCCATGGGAATTCTAGACACAG GTGGCAATGTACTAGCACTGAACACCTGGGGGGCAGAGGCTGGGCCACACATGCAGGCCTTACACTTCAGTTTTGCTGTCGGTGCGTTTGTGGCTCCGATCCTGGCTAAAATGGCTTTGGGAGGCCCTGAACCTAAAGACCTTTCTGTAGTTGAAAAGACAAACCAGTCTGTGCTGACGACTGTGcagaaagcactgaaacaaTATTTTGGTGCAGATTTCTTGTGGTCCTATGTCGTCATAGGGACCtatcttttgtttgtttcgattttcttttttattttgtgttcaaAGAGCATCTCAGCTCgagaaaaagcaaaggcttcTCTGCAAGAAGGCGTGCTTGCCAAATACCACTGTGCCCTTATTGCTCTCctgttcctcttcttcttctgctACGTGGGAGCGGAGGTCACTTATGGCTCTTACTTATTCACTTACGCAAAGGTCTTTGCTGAGATGGAGGAAAACGGAGCAGCCGCTTTGAATTCTGTCTTCTGGGGTGCGTTTGCTGCTTGCAGAGGAGTGGCCATCTTCTGTGCTGCTTGCTTGTACCCCGGCACCATGATCGTGCTGAGCCTCATAGGCTCTGCCGTCTCCTCTTTCTGCTTGGCCTTCTTTGCGAGGTACCCCACGTCGCTGTGGGTCGGAACCGCCGTGTACGGAGCGTCGATGGCTACCGTCTTTCCCAGCGGCATTTCCTGGATCGAGCAGTACACAGTTGTGCAAGGGAAATCGGCTTCTCTCTTCGTGATCGGTGCGGCGCTGGGCGAGATGTGCATCCCTGCTCTGGTGGGGTATCTGCAAGGCAGGTTCCACCGCGTTCCCGTGGTCATGTACGCTGCCTTGGTGACTTCCATAATGACGgtgctgctcttccctctgATGTACAAACTGGCCCAGTATCCCCGTGAGAGCAACTTGAAAGAAATGAGGGACAGCGAGCACCGGAAAGCTTTGTTGTCAAATTCGGGGCTTAccgaggatgaggaggatgcGGAAGAGTGGAACGAAGCAGACTTTGAGGTAATAGAAATGAATGACAGGCTGGGAAACTCTGTGATAGAGACTTCCTGTGAGGTATCGGAGGACTCTCCAGACAAAGTCACTCTCCAGCCCCACCCGGACGATGTATCGTGCGATTCTCCACTGGTTGCTGGTGAATCCCCTGGGAGAAAAAATGGGCATGTAGTCTGGGAGAAGAATGATTAA
- the MFSD4B gene encoding sodium-dependent glucose transporter 1 isoform X1, producing the protein MAGTEGKKHVRFAGPGEAAEEEEEAAGRPEEGTNTEVAVVGGWRCSGEGVALKWCISVALCAAFLGLGMSIAVLGPTFPNLAANVRKNVSDIYYIFVGRSLGYLGGSVVGGVLFDCMNPHLLLALSMFGTTVGLYGIPWCTKSLLLTALMSVIGGAMGILDTGGNVLALNTWGAEAGPHMQALHFSFAVGAFVAPILAKMALGGPEPKDLSVVEKTNQSVLTTVQKALKQYFGADFLWSYVVIGTYLLFVSIFFFILCSKSISAREKAKASLQEGVLAKYHCALIALLFLFFFCYVGAEVTYGSYLFTYAKVFAEMEENGAAALNSVFWGAFAACRGVAIFCAACLYPGTMIVLSLIGSAVSSFCLAFFARYPTSLWVGTAVYGASMATVFPSGISWIEQYTVVQGKSASLFVIGAALGEMCIPALVGYLQGRFHRVPVVMYAALVTSIMTVLLFPLMYKLAQYPRESNLKEMRDSEHRKALLSNSGLTEDEEDAEEWNEADFEVIEMNDRLGNSVIETSCEVSEDSPDKVTLQPHPDDVSCDSPLVAGESPGRKNGHVVWEKND; encoded by the exons ATGGCCGGCACCGAGGGAAAGAAGCACGTACGGTTCGCCGGACCGGGGGAggcggcggaggaggaggaggaagcggCGGGAAGGCCTGAAGAGGGGACGAACACGGAGGTGGCCGTGGTGGGCGGCTGGCGATGCAGCGGGGAAGGCGTGGCGCTGAAGTGGTGCATCTCCGTGGCGCTGTGCGCGGCTTTCCTGGGGCTG GGGATGAGCATCGCCGTGCTGGGTCCCACTTTCCCGAACCTGGCCGCCAATGTCCGTAAGAACGTCAGTGACATCTACTACATCTTCGTGGGTCGGTCGCTGGGCTACCTGGGCGGGTCGGTGGTCGGCGGGGTGCTCTTCGACTGCATGaacccccacctcctcctgg CATTATCCATGTTTGGAACAACGGTTGGGCTCTATGGGATACCATGGTGTACCAAATCCCTGCTGTTAACTGCCTTGATGTCTGTTATTGGAGGTGCCATGGGAATTCTAGACACAG GTGGCAATGTACTAGCACTGAACACCTGGGGGGCAGAGGCTGGGCCACACATGCAGGCCTTACACTTCAGTTTTGCTGTCGGTGCGTTTGTGGCTCCGATCCTGGCTAAAATGGCTTTGGGAGGCCCTGAACCTAAAGACCTTTCTGTAGTTGAAAAGACAAACCAGTCTGTGCTGACGACTGTGcagaaagcactgaaacaaTATTTTGGTGCAGATTTCTTGTGGTCCTATGTCGTCATAGGGACCtatcttttgtttgtttcgattttcttttttattttgtgttcaaAGAGCATCTCAGCTCgagaaaaagcaaaggcttcTCTGCAAGAAGGCGTGCTTGCCAAATACCACTGTGCCCTTATTGCTCTCctgttcctcttcttcttctgctACGTGGGAGCGGAGGTCACTTATGGCTCTTACTTATTCACTTACGCAAAGGTCTTTGCTGAGATGGAGGAAAACGGAGCAGCCGCTTTGAATTCTGTCTTCTGGGGTGCGTTTGCTGCTTGCAGAGGAGTGGCCATCTTCTGTGCTGCTTGCTTGTACCCCGGCACCATGATCGTGCTGAGCCTCATAGGCTCTGCCGTCTCCTCTTTCTGCTTGGCCTTCTTTGCGAGGTACCCCACGTCGCTGTGGGTCGGAACCGCCGTGTACGGAGCGTCGATGGCTACCGTCTTTCCCAGCGGCATTTCCTGGATCGAGCAGTACACAGTTGTGCAAGGGAAATCGGCTTCTCTCTTCGTGATCGGTGCGGCGCTGGGCGAGATGTGCATCCCTGCTCTGGTGGGGTATCTGCAAGGCAGGTTCCACCGCGTTCCCGTGGTCATGTACGCTGCCTTGGTGACTTCCATAATGACGgtgctgctcttccctctgATGTACAAACTGGCCCAGTATCCCCGTGAGAGCAACTTGAAAGAAATGAGGGACAGCGAGCACCGGAAAGCTTTGTTGTCAAATTCGGGGCTTAccgaggatgaggaggatgcGGAAGAGTGGAACGAAGCAGACTTTGAGGTAATAGAAATGAATGACAGGCTGGGAAACTCTGTGATAGAGACTTCCTGTGAGGTATCGGAGGACTCTCCAGACAAAGTCACTCTCCAGCCCCACCCGGACGATGTATCGTGCGATTCTCCACTGGTTGCTGGTGAATCCCCTGGGAGAAAAAATGGGCATGTAGTCTGGGAGAAGAATGATTAA